Sequence from the Nitrososphaerales archaeon genome:
CCAAAGTGTCGCAAAGGGCAACTGCGCAGTTGAAAAAGTGTGTCCTTGAACTTGGAGGGAGCGATCCGTTCGTAGTTTGCGAAGATGCCGATATTGAAAAAGCGACTAGCGGTGCAGTGAAGGGTCGATTCATTAATTCTGGACAAAGTTGTATAGCCTCAAAACGATTCTTGGTGGTAAAGAAAGTTGCAAATGAGTTCATTGAAAAATTTGTACGGAAGACTGAAAAACTTAGAGTGGGTAATCCACTTTCGGATGACTCTGATCTAGGCCCTTTGGTGAACTTGCAAGGCCTTGAAAATATAGATGCTATAGTTAAAGATGCAGTAAGTAATGGGGCTGAGATCCTTACGGGTGGCGAGCGCGTGAGGGATAAGGGTTACTTTTACAGACCAACCATTCTCAGTAGCGTCTCACCAAACATGCGAGTAGCTCGGGAAGAAACTTTTGGTCCGGTAGCACCAATAATTATTGTCGAAGATGACATGGAAGCAATAAGACTTGCGAACGACTCTGAATTTGGTCTTGGCGCAAGCATATGGACACAGGATCTTGGTAAGGCAGAACGATTGTCTAGATTGATAGAATCTGGGTTGGTAACTGTGAACAATGTAGTAATTTCGGATCCTAGAGTACCCTTTGGGGGTATAAAGAAAAGTGGATTTGGGAGAGAGCTATCAAGGTACGGAATGCTGGAATTTGTTAATATAAAATCAGTAAGGTTCTACGATCAGTTAGTACACAGACATTACGTGGAGTAGATGATCAACTACCATTCCTTATCAAGTATGTTAGAGCCTTCTTTCCTATATCTGTCCTGTAATAGGCACCGTCCCAGCTTATCTTACGAACAGCATTATACGCATTCTTTATTGCGTTCTCTATGCCATCACCAACAGCTGTAACACCGAGAACCC
This genomic interval carries:
- a CDS encoding NAD-dependent succinate-semialdehyde dehydrogenase, with the protein product MKAKTVDQIRTINPATEEVLAEYEIMSKEQVNEAAKKARIAFREWKKDAANRTGFLYAFADELRKDRERLARIASNEMGKTIKEARSEVDKCAWAMEFFADHGTVFIHDEVINTDARKSFISFEPLGVIGSIMPWNFPYWQALRFAAPSLMAGNTIILKPASATTQCGLEIENLFRKVGLPDGVFQTLIGNSRVAEMLIDSDINAVTFTGSVPVGAKVSQRATAQLKKCVLELGGSDPFVVCEDADIEKATSGAVKGRFINSGQSCIASKRFLVVKKVANEFIEKFVRKTEKLRVGNPLSDDSDLGPLVNLQGLENIDAIVKDAVSNGAEILTGGERVRDKGYFYRPTILSSVSPNMRVAREETFGPVAPIIIVEDDMEAIRLANDSEFGLGASIWTQDLGKAERLSRLIESGLVTVNNVVISDPRVPFGGIKKSGFGRELSRYGMLEFVNIKSVRFYDQLVHRHYVE